In Mixophyes fleayi isolate aMixFle1 chromosome 4, aMixFle1.hap1, whole genome shotgun sequence, the following proteins share a genomic window:
- the LOC142151195 gene encoding uncharacterized protein LOC142151195: MNLTGEKPYLCSECYKCFTCKSKLNTHQRIHTGEKPFKCAECSMCFTQKSGLLGHQRIHTGDKPFNCIVCTKCYANKSELVVHQRIHTGEKPFQCSECTKCFAKKSVLVEHQRVHTGEKPFQCSECTKCFTSKTKLVEHRRVHTGEKPFQCSECRKCFTRKAELVVHQRIHTGDKPFNCSECRKCFTCKAELVVHQRIHTGDKPFNCSECRKCFTRKAEFVVHQRIHTGDKPFHCSECNKYFSQLSVLVSHQKVHTGEKPFKCSECTKCFIQKTGLVEHQRVHTGEKPFQCSECNKYFTNKSGLVYHKKIHTGEKPFQCSECTKCFTNKTGLVVHQRIHTGVKPFKCSECTKCFTHKTGLVEHQKVHTGEKPFQCSECNKYFTQLSDLFRHQKVHTGEKPFKCSECTKCFTHKTGLVEHQRVHTGEKPFQCSECNKYFTKKSVLVAHLRVHTGDRPYKCSECPKCFIQKIGLVVHQRVHTGEKPFQCSECNKYFTNKSGLVHHKRIHTGEKPFKCSECTKCFIQKTGLVEHQRVHTGEKPFQCSECNKYFTKKSALVVHQRVHTGDKPFKCSECTKCFAKKSALVVHQRVHTAEKPVKFSECTKCFTHKFGFVEHHRIDTGENHLNGLNVESVLPPTKVF; this comes from the coding sequence ATGAATCTCACAGGAGAGAAACCCTATCTATGCTCAGAATGTTACAAGTGTTTTACCTGCAAATCAAAACTTAatacacatcagaggattcacacaggagagaaaccatttaaatgcgcTGAATGTAGCATGTGTTTCACCCAAAAGTCAGGTCTTCTTGgtcatcagaggattcacacaggagataaaccatttaattgtattgtatgtacaaaATGTTATGCCAATAAGTCAgaacttgttgtacatcagaggattcacacaggagaaaaaccatttcaaTGCTCTGAATGTACAAAATGTTTTGCCAAAAAGTCAgtacttgttgaacatcagagggtgcacacaggagagaaaccatttcaaTGCTCTGAATGTACAAAATGTTTTACCAGCAAGACAAAACTTGTTGAACATCGGAgggttcacacaggagagaaaccatttcaatgctctgaatgtagaAAGTGTTTTACCCGCAAGGCAGAACTTGTTGtgcatcagaggattcacacaggagataaaccatttaattgctctgaATGTAGAAAGTGTTTTACCTGCAAGGCAGAGCTTGTTGtgcatcagaggattcacacaggagataaaccatttaattgctctgaATGTAGAAAGTGTTTTACCCGCAAGGCAGAGTTTGTTGtgcatcagaggattcacacaggagataaaccatttCATTGCTCtgaatgtaataaatattttagcCAATTGTCTGTTCTTGTTAGCCATCAGAaggttcacacaggagagaaaccatttaaatgttctgaatgtacaaaatgttttatccaaaagacaggacttgttgaacatcagagggttcacacaggtgagaaaccatttcaatgctctgaatgtaacaaatattTTACCAATAAGTCTGGTCTTGTATATCATaagaagattcacacaggagaaaaaccatttcaaTGCTCTGAATGTACAAAATGTTTTACCAACAAGACAGgacttgttgtacatcagaggatACACACAGGagtgaaaccatttaaatgttctgaatgtacaAAATGTTTTACCCATAAGACAggacttgttgaacatcagaaggttcacacaggagagaaaccatttcagtgctctgaatgtaacaaatattTTACCCAATTGTCTGATCTTTTTAGACATCAGAaggttcacacaggagagaaaccatttaaatgttctgaatgtacaAAATGCTTTACCCATAAGACAggacttgttgaacatcagagggtTCACACGGGAGAGAAACCATttcaatgctctgaatgtaacaaatattTTACCAAAAAGTCAGTACTTGTTGCACATCTGAGGGTGCACACAGGAGATAGACCatataaatgttctgaatgtccAAAATGTTTTATCCAAAAGATAGGACTTGTTGTACATCAAAGGGTTCACACGGGAGAGAAACCATTTcagtgctctgaatgtaacaagtaTTTTACCAATAAGTCTGGTCTTGTACATcataagaggattcacacaggagaaaaaccatttaaatgttctgaatgtacaAAATGTTTTATCCAAAAGACAGGACTTGTTGAACATCAAAGGGTTCACACGGGAGAGAAACCATttcaatgctctgaatgtaacaaatattTTACCAAAAAGTCAGcacttgttgtacatcagagagtgcacacaggagataaaccatttaaatgttctgaatgtacaAAATGTTTTGCCAAAAAGTCAGcacttgttgtacatcagagagtGCACACAGCAGAGAAACCAGTTAAATTTTCTGAATGTACAAAATGTTTTACTCATAAGTTTGGATTTGTTGAACATCACAGGATTGACACAGGAGAGAACCATTTAAATGGTTTGAATGTAGAAAGTGTTTTACCCCCAACTAAAGTCTTTTAA